A single region of the Pontimicrobium sp. SW4 genome encodes:
- a CDS encoding universal stress protein, with amino-acid sequence MKRKILLPTDFSNNSWLAINYALQLFKNEACDFYLLNAFSGTNNLIKNILNIESGGEFYEEAEQESEDNLSKTLDKLIINEHGNPKHNFKTISIFNDPIEAIKDIVEQKDIEMIIMGTKGKTNNKGTVFGSVAVYVMEKVRNCPVIVVPEDAKHNLPKEIVFPTSYKTHYKRRELSYLTNIAKKCDATIAILHISEENELNENQKEHKYMLKEIFEDVKYTFHSLAHYSVESAVNIFVESRDSDMVAFINKKHTFFGSILTNPMVKGIAFHSKVPILVMHDLRN; translated from the coding sequence ATGAAACGTAAAATTTTACTTCCTACCGATTTTTCAAATAACTCATGGTTAGCTATTAACTATGCCTTACAACTATTTAAAAATGAAGCATGTGATTTCTATTTGCTTAATGCATTTTCTGGAACAAATAATCTTATAAAAAATATCTTAAATATAGAATCTGGAGGCGAATTTTATGAAGAAGCTGAACAAGAATCCGAAGATAATTTATCCAAAACATTAGATAAACTTATAATAAATGAACATGGCAACCCAAAACACAATTTTAAAACCATTTCTATCTTTAATGATCCTATAGAGGCAATAAAGGATATCGTAGAACAAAAAGATATTGAAATGATTATTATGGGAACTAAAGGCAAAACAAACAACAAAGGTACTGTATTTGGTAGTGTTGCTGTATACGTAATGGAAAAAGTTCGAAATTGTCCAGTAATTGTTGTGCCAGAAGACGCTAAACATAATTTACCTAAAGAAATTGTATTTCCAACTAGCTACAAAACACACTACAAAAGACGTGAATTAAGTTACTTAACTAATATTGCAAAAAAATGCGATGCAACAATAGCAATACTTCATATTTCTGAAGAAAATGAATTAAATGAAAACCAAAAAGAGCATAAATACATGCTCAAAGAGATTTTTGAAGATGTTAAATACACATTTCATTCACTAGCACATTATTCGGTAGAATCTGCCGTAAACATTTTTGTAGAAAGTAGAGATAGCGATATGGTAGCATTTATAAATAAAAAGCATACATTTTTTGGAAGTATATTAACAAATCCCATGGTAAAAGGAATAGCATTTCATTCTAAAGTACCAATTTTAGTTATGCACGATTTAAGAAATTAA
- a CDS encoding universal stress protein — MKKILLPTDFSDNSWNAIQYALQLFKDQECNFILLNTYTPIIYQLEYMQASNLQYQVINAVKEASKNGLDEIQQKINSEFNNTKHTFSQITSFNTLTVEIDELCQGNAIDMIVMGTKGASGVTGVLFGSNTIHVIKRTKCPVLAIPSDFSFETPHEILFPTDYEIEYQEEHIKPIVEIAQKYISRVNIMHVYIGNGLSKAQEKNKSLLEISMKKIAHLFHDIKNQKVPEAITNFQLKARINLLVMINNKHSFFENLFFKSTINQIGFHLNIPLLVIPSKK, encoded by the coding sequence ATGAAAAAAATACTTTTACCAACCGATTTTTCTGATAATTCTTGGAATGCTATACAATATGCACTTCAATTATTTAAAGATCAAGAATGCAACTTTATATTATTAAACACATACACACCAATAATATATCAACTTGAGTATATGCAAGCAAGTAATTTACAATATCAAGTGATCAATGCTGTTAAGGAAGCATCAAAAAATGGATTAGATGAAATACAACAAAAAATAAATTCAGAGTTTAACAACACAAAGCATACGTTTTCACAAATAACGTCATTTAATACACTTACCGTAGAGATTGATGAACTTTGCCAAGGCAATGCTATAGATATGATTGTAATGGGAACCAAAGGTGCCAGTGGAGTAACTGGCGTTTTATTTGGCTCTAATACTATTCATGTAATAAAAAGGACTAAATGTCCAGTATTGGCAATACCGAGTGATTTTTCTTTTGAAACACCTCACGAAATACTATTTCCAACAGATTATGAAATTGAATATCAAGAAGAGCATATAAAACCTATTGTTGAAATTGCACAAAAGTATATTTCAAGAGTTAATATTATGCATGTATATATTGGTAATGGGTTATCAAAAGCTCAAGAAAAAAACAAATCGTTATTAGAAATTAGCATGAAAAAAATAGCACACCTTTTTCATGATATAAAGAACCAAAAAGTACCAGAAGCTATTACCAATTTTCAACTAAAAGCACGCATTAATTTATTAGTGATGATAAACAATAAGCATTCATTTTTTGAGAACTTATTTTTTAAGTCAACTATAAATCAAATAGGATTCCATTTAAATATTCCTTTGTTAGTAATTCCTTCAAAGAAATAG
- a CDS encoding universal stress protein, whose protein sequence is MRKILVPTDFSDNAMNAIQYALELFKYERSDFFIMHAYQDEIYANTSLLSQETLEKVTQIISDKSQKQLENTLKKIKEISPNPRHTYNIISSKSMLMDEVNKIVDDENIDIIVMGTRGKTNDRRLTFGSHTLQILKYVQCPVLAIPANYKYTQPKHILFPTNYMIPYKRRELKLLCEMASPYRAVIDMLYISTSEKLSLRQEDNQDFIKEALYKNSIHFKTIKNKNITNGIYKYLKEYKIDMLVMVNTRHSFLESILFQSTIDKISLHIDIPFLVLQNIRRC, encoded by the coding sequence ATGAGAAAAATACTAGTCCCTACAGATTTTTCAGATAATGCAATGAATGCAATACAATATGCTTTAGAGTTATTTAAATATGAACGAAGTGATTTTTTTATAATGCATGCTTATCAAGACGAAATTTATGCTAATACTTCTTTATTAAGCCAAGAAACACTTGAAAAAGTCACACAAATTATTAGTGATAAATCTCAAAAACAGTTAGAAAACACATTAAAAAAAATTAAAGAGATTTCACCAAATCCAAGGCATACTTATAATATAATATCCTCTAAGAGTATGCTAATGGACGAAGTAAACAAAATTGTTGATGACGAAAATATAGATATCATCGTTATGGGAACTCGTGGTAAAACAAATGACAGAAGATTAACCTTTGGCAGTCATACGCTACAAATTTTAAAATATGTGCAATGTCCAGTTTTAGCAATTCCTGCTAATTATAAATACACACAACCAAAACACATTTTGTTTCCTACCAATTATATGATTCCTTACAAGCGAAGAGAGCTTAAATTATTATGCGAAATGGCTTCGCCATATAGAGCTGTAATAGATATGCTATACATTTCAACAAGTGAAAAACTGTCGTTACGACAAGAAGATAATCAAGATTTTATTAAGGAAGCATTGTATAAAAACAGTATACATTTTAAAACTATTAAAAACAAAAATATTACTAATGGTATTTATAAATACCTGAAGGAATATAAGATTGATATGTTGGTAATGGTAAATACAAGGCATTCATTTTTAGAAAGTATCTTATTTCAATCCACGATAGATAAAATAAGTTTACACATAGATATTCCATTTTTAGTATTACAAAACATAAGACGCTGTTAG
- a CDS encoding universal stress protein, giving the protein MKSILLPTDFSDNSWNAIQYALHFFEKSICHFYLLHVNRLSNLASVDTSYITTPEAIEETQTKLAKKQLRQFLKRISKELPQNKKHKFYTLTDYNFFIESIRNHVEEKKIDMIVMGTKGASGLKKIIVGSNTGDVITKVPCTTLVVPENAKYTNIKEIAFPTDLALSYHIQVLEPVSEVLDEFDSFLRVLHINKKKENLNRDQQKYKELLEDYFNGYNYSFHFLTNKHIENAVQCFIESRDVDMIAMVAKNLNYFQRILFSPTVKEISYHTDIPFLVLHEQQN; this is encoded by the coding sequence ATGAAATCAATATTATTACCTACAGATTTTTCAGATAACTCTTGGAACGCTATTCAATATGCACTCCATTTTTTTGAAAAATCCATTTGTCACTTTTACCTGTTACATGTTAATAGATTAAGTAATTTAGCATCAGTAGATACATCTTATATAACCACTCCAGAAGCTATAGAGGAAACGCAAACCAAGCTTGCAAAAAAGCAATTGCGCCAATTTTTAAAGCGAATTTCAAAAGAATTACCACAAAACAAAAAGCATAAGTTTTATACGCTTACCGATTACAATTTTTTTATTGAGTCTATTAGAAATCATGTAGAAGAAAAAAAAATAGATATGATTGTTATGGGAACAAAAGGTGCTTCTGGATTAAAAAAAATTATTGTTGGTAGTAATACAGGTGATGTTATCACTAAAGTACCTTGCACAACGCTTGTAGTCCCTGAAAATGCAAAGTATACAAATATAAAAGAAATAGCTTTCCCAACAGATTTAGCATTGTCATATCACATCCAAGTATTGGAGCCAGTTTCTGAGGTTTTAGATGAGTTTGATTCTTTTTTAAGAGTTCTACATATCAACAAAAAGAAAGAAAACTTAAATAGAGACCAACAAAAATATAAAGAGCTATTGGAAGATTATTTTAATGGTTATAACTATAGCTTCCATTTTTTAACAAATAAACATATAGAAAACGCTGTACAATGCTTTATAGAAAGCAGAGACGTAGATATGATAGCTATGGTAGCAAAAAACTTAAACTACTTTCAGCGAATTTTATTTTCGCCAACCGTTAAAGAAATAAGTTACCATACCGATATACCTTTTTTAGTATTACACGAACAACAAAATTAA
- a CDS encoding response regulator, translated as MKTILLIEDDTVLRENTVELLELSNYKVISASNGKIGVDKAKLALPDIIICDILMPKLDGYGVLNALAKNNNTKHIPFIFLSAKTERQDIRKGMNLGADDYITKPFSEDDLISAIESRLAKTAILKEKQEENLSNIKTNENKIKTLNDFKNYINDYGEEFKYNKDNIIYNEGEHSNYIYLITKGVVKCYKLDKLGKELTTALYKEDDLLGYLSFTDNIPYKETATAIKDVEMVGILKKDLKNLLETNHKITLELIELLTNNLTGVKEELLQMAYSSVNKKTATTILKFAEKLNRKPEDPIKISRSDLASVAGIATETLIRTMSDFKKQGLIAIEGRNIKILELQKLKDTY; from the coding sequence ATGAAAACCATATTATTAATTGAAGATGACACCGTGTTAAGAGAAAATACTGTAGAATTATTGGAGCTTTCTAATTATAAAGTAATCTCAGCTTCTAATGGAAAAATTGGTGTCGATAAAGCTAAACTTGCTTTACCAGATATAATTATTTGTGATATTTTGATGCCAAAACTCGATGGATATGGTGTACTTAATGCATTAGCAAAAAACAATAACACAAAACACATACCGTTCATTTTTCTATCTGCAAAGACTGAACGCCAAGATATAAGAAAAGGCATGAATTTGGGTGCAGACGATTATATTACAAAACCCTTTAGCGAAGACGATTTAATTAGTGCTATTGAAAGCCGTTTAGCAAAAACTGCTATTTTAAAAGAAAAACAAGAAGAAAATCTAAGCAATATAAAAACTAATGAAAACAAAATTAAAACATTAAATGATTTTAAGAATTATATAAATGATTATGGTGAGGAGTTTAAGTACAATAAAGATAACATTATTTATAATGAAGGAGAACACTCCAACTATATTTATTTAATAACCAAAGGTGTTGTAAAGTGTTATAAGCTCGACAAACTTGGTAAAGAACTTACAACAGCTTTATATAAAGAAGACGATTTACTTGGCTATTTATCTTTCACTGATAACATTCCATATAAAGAAACGGCAACAGCTATAAAAGATGTTGAAATGGTTGGTATATTAAAAAAGGATCTTAAAAATTTACTTGAAACAAATCATAAAATCACTTTAGAACTTATTGAATTATTAACAAATAATCTTACTGGCGTAAAAGAAGAATTATTACAAATGGCATACAGTTCAGTAAATAAAAAAACCGCTACTACTATTTTAAAATTTGCCGAAAAACTGAATAGAAAGCCCGAGGATCCTATAAAAATTTCACGCAGCGATTTAGCAAGTGTAGCTGGTATAGCTACCGAAACCTTGATTAGAACCATGTCTGATTTTAAAAAACAAGGGCTTATCGCTATCGAAGGTAGAAATATTAAAATTTTAGAGCTTCAAAAGCTTAAAGACACCTACTAA
- a CDS encoding PAS domain S-box protein produces MFKQDQEIFNILLETVSQGVIIVDEHQVIIEVNKYAVKIFGFPRTYLIGQSLNILIPTEYHINHNLHFKGFVKEGKRRKMREETMEIFGVRKNGNRFPAKIELNPFKIYNRTYIMALINDLSEKKKIKKKLMLKNKALKSASNGIVITDALKPDNPIIYFNPAFIKLTGYSKEEILHKNCRFLQKDDRQQEAINKLQNAVKNGESCQVTLRNYKKDGTLFWNDLSITPIINKKGIVTNYIGILNDITDKKVIEEEKNHLATIFDESLNEIYVFDAKTLQFLNANYGAQKNIDYTLEELKNMTPVDVKPQYTESQFRNELKMLEKDNVEKIEFETIHQRKSGTTYPVSVHLQRSKLGDRDVYVAIILDITEQKNYTEKLEETVAKRTEELKTALTAEKELNELKTKFLSLVSHEFKTPLSGILTSTMLLSKYKLEEQQDKRDKHIKTITDEVHYLNNILTDFLSIEKIDKGKYNYKFNTFKVSKVVNEVVYNANMLLKEGQHINYPQNIDDLLLHQDEKIIELALSNLVHNAIKYSHENSVIDIDITQTKELTIFKIKDNGIGIPLKDQKNIFNRYFRAENVLTTQGTGIGLNIAKDHINNLKGEIYFESLENKGSIFTIEIPNKAEQ; encoded by the coding sequence ATGTTTAAGCAAGACCAAGAGATTTTTAATATTCTTTTAGAAACTGTTTCTCAAGGTGTAATTATTGTTGATGAGCACCAAGTTATAATTGAAGTTAACAAATATGCAGTAAAAATATTTGGTTTTCCCAGGACATATCTAATAGGTCAATCGTTAAACATTCTTATTCCAACAGAGTATCATATAAATCATAATTTACATTTTAAAGGTTTTGTAAAAGAAGGAAAGCGTCGTAAAATGCGTGAAGAGACTATGGAAATTTTTGGTGTTCGGAAAAATGGAAATAGATTTCCTGCCAAAATTGAGTTAAACCCTTTTAAAATATATAATAGAACATATATAATGGCTTTAATTAATGATCTATCAGAGAAAAAGAAGATCAAAAAAAAGCTCATGTTAAAGAACAAAGCATTAAAATCCGCCAGTAATGGAATTGTTATAACAGATGCTTTAAAACCTGACAACCCAATTATATATTTTAATCCTGCTTTTATAAAACTTACTGGTTATTCTAAGGAAGAAATACTACATAAGAATTGTAGATTTTTGCAAAAAGATGACAGACAACAGGAAGCCATAAATAAACTACAAAACGCTGTTAAAAATGGTGAGAGCTGCCAAGTAACATTAAGAAATTATAAAAAAGATGGCACACTTTTTTGGAACGATTTAAGCATAACTCCTATAATTAACAAGAAAGGGATTGTCACAAACTATATTGGAATACTAAATGATATTACCGATAAAAAAGTTATAGAAGAGGAAAAAAATCACCTAGCTACCATTTTTGATGAATCTTTAAATGAAATATATGTTTTCGATGCAAAAACTTTACAGTTTTTAAATGCCAACTATGGAGCTCAAAAAAACATAGACTATACTTTAGAAGAGTTAAAAAACATGACACCTGTCGATGTTAAACCCCAATATACAGAGTCCCAGTTTAGAAACGAACTAAAAATGCTAGAAAAAGATAATGTCGAAAAAATAGAATTTGAAACCATACATCAGCGTAAATCTGGGACTACTTACCCTGTTAGTGTTCATTTGCAACGATCAAAATTGGGAGACCGAGATGTTTATGTTGCCATTATTTTAGATATCACTGAACAAAAGAATTATACTGAAAAACTAGAAGAAACTGTAGCAAAACGCACAGAGGAATTAAAAACTGCACTGACTGCAGAAAAAGAGCTTAATGAGCTAAAAACAAAGTTTTTGTCTTTAGTGTCTCATGAATTTAAAACACCTTTAAGTGGTATATTAACATCAACCATGCTACTCAGTAAATATAAATTAGAAGAACAACAAGATAAGCGTGACAAGCACATTAAAACTATTACTGATGAAGTACATTATCTAAACAATATACTAACTGACTTTTTATCTATTGAAAAAATTGATAAAGGGAAATACAATTATAAATTTAATACATTTAAAGTAAGTAAGGTTGTAAATGAGGTTGTTTATAACGCAAATATGTTATTAAAAGAAGGACAACATATTAATTATCCTCAAAATATTGATGACTTATTATTACACCAAGATGAAAAAATTATTGAACTAGCTTTATCTAATTTAGTACATAATGCCATAAAGTACTCTCATGAAAATTCTGTCATAGATATTGATATTACGCAAACCAAAGAATTAACAATCTTTAAAATAAAAGACAATGGTATTGGAATTCCTTTAAAAGATCAAAAAAATATATTTAATCGCTATTTTAGAGCAGAAAATGTTTTAACAACTCAAGGCACAGGTATTGGATTAAATATTGCAAAAGATCACATAAATAATTTGAAAGGTGAAATCTATTTTGAAAGTTTGGAAAATAAAGGGTCTATTTTCACTATAGAAATACCTAATAAAGCAGAACAATAA